A portion of the Vulpes vulpes isolate BD-2025 chromosome 5, VulVul3, whole genome shotgun sequence genome contains these proteins:
- the KCNJ9 gene encoding G protein-activated inward rectifier potassium channel 3: protein MARAGAPRSPGREPPRRRGRQRYVEKDGRCNVQQGNVREPGRYLTDLFTTLADLQWRLSLLFFVLAYALTWLFFGAIWWLVAYGRGDLEHLGDAAWTPCVNNLNGFVAAFLFSIETETTIGYGHRVITDQCPEGIALLLLQAILGSMVNAFMVGCMFVKISQPNKRAATLVFSSHAVVSLRDGRLCLMFRVGDLRSSHIVEASIRAKLIRSRQTLEGEFIPLHQTDLSVGFETGDDRLFLVSPLVISHEIDAASPFWEASRRALERDDFEIVVILEGMVEATGMTCQARSSYLVDEVLWGHRFTSVLTLEDGFYEVDYASFHQTFEVPTPSCSARELAEAAARLDAHLYWSIPSRLDERAEEEGPGEGADAGPGGDTERNGRLPPPESESKV, encoded by the exons ATGGCCCGCGCCggcgccccgcgctccccgggcCGCGAGCCCccgcgccgccgcggccgccagCGCTACGTGGAGAAGGACGGCCGGTGCAACGTGCAGCAGGGCAACGTGCGCGAGCCGGGCCGCTACCTGACCGACCTGTTCACCACGCTGGCCGACCTGCAGTGGCGCCTCAGCCTGCTCTTCTTCGTGCTGGCCTACGCGCTCACCTGGCTCTTCTTCGGCGCCATCTGGTGGCTGGTGGCCTACGGCCGCGGCGACCTGGAGCACCTGGGCGACGCGGCCTGGACGCCCTGCGTCAACAACCTCAACGGCTTCGTGGCCGCCTTCCTGTTCTCCATCGAGACGGAGACCACCATCGGCTACGGGCACCGCGTCATCACCGACCAGTGCCCCGAGGGCAtcgcgctgctgctgctgcaggccaTCCTGGGCTCCATGGTGAACGCCTTCATGGTGGGCTGCATGTTCGTCAAGATCTCGCAGCCCAACAAGCGCGCCGCCACGCTCGTCTTCTCGTCGCACGCCGTGGTGTCCCTGCGCGACGGCCGCCTGTGCCTCATGTTCCGCGTGGGCGACCTGCGCTCCTCGCACATCGTCGAGGCCTCCATCCGCGCCAAGCTCATCCGCTCGCGCCAGACGCTCGAGGGCGAGTTCATCCCGCTGCACCAGACCGACCTCAGCGTGGGCTTCGAGACGGGCGACGACCGCCTCTTCCTCGTGTCCCCGCTGGTCATCAGCCACGAGATCGATGCCGCCAGCCCCTTCTGGGAGGCGTCGCGCCGCGCCCTGGAGAGGGACGACTTCGAGATCGTGGTCATCCTGGAGGGCATGGTGGAAGCCACGG GGATGACCTGCCAGGCCCGGAGCTCCTACCTGGTGGATGAGGTGCTGTGGGGCCACCGCTTCACGTCGGTGCTCACGCTGGAGGACGGCTTCTACGAGGTGGACTACGCCAGCTTCCACCAGACCTTCGAGGTGCCCACGCCGTCGTGCAGCGCCCGGGAGCTGGCCGAAGCGGCCGCCCGCCTCGACGCCCATCTCTACTGGTCCATCCCCAGCCGCCTGGACGAGCGGGCGGAGGAGGAGGGGCCCGGCGAGGGCGCGGACGCGGGGCCCGGCGGCGACACGGAGCGGAACGGCCGGCTGCCCCCGCCGGAGTCGGAGTCCAAGGTGTGA